The following nucleotide sequence is from Nitratidesulfovibrio termitidis HI1.
AACGGGGCCAGCCCCGGCACGTTCAATTGGGGCTGGGGTTGGGAAGGGGCGGGCCATGCGTCGTTGGTCGGCACCACCAGCGTTGCCGGATGAAAGCTGGACCAGGCGAACCACATGGCGTTGACGGGGATCAGTTCGTTCAGCACGGCGCCCTTCATGGGACCAGCCTCGGCCTTGCCGTCGATGGACCATTCGCTGCCGCTTTCGGTGTCCACAAGACGGTTGGGGCTGCCCTTCTTGAGCGCGAAGGTGGCGGGTTTGCCCCATACCGTGCGGTCGTACACCCGGATCACGTCCAGCCGCCGGTCCACCACGGCCAGCAGCGGCATGGGCCCTTGGTCGATGTTGGCCACGCCGTCCTTATGCACCGTAGCGGTGTCGATGGCCAGTTGTTGGCCCTGCACGTCCAGCCCGAGGATGCGTGTCTTGGGTTTCATGCGCCTGTCCAGCCTGGGCACGGCGTACATGATGCGGTCGTCGTCGTAGTAGGTGCCGGGCAGCAGGTAGGAACCGTACGGGTCCTTGCCGTACGAACGGCGGATGCCGCTGGGGGTGGCCAGCACCTTGGCGTCGGGCATGGCGTCGCGCGCCACGCCCCAGGTGGTCCACCAGGCGGGAATGCGTTGCAGCACCTTGCCGCGCAGGGGGCCGTCAATGGCAATGCCCAGCAGTTGCGACCACAGGCTGCCGGTGGCCCTGTCGAACAGCACGGTGTTGTTGTACAGCAGGCGGCCATCCACGCCGAAGGTGGTCATGAACCGGCCCGCCTGGCCCTTGTAGGCGGCCAGCACCCCGGTGAGCGGGCTGTAGCTGATGCAGTAGGTGGCGTCGCCCACCACCTCGTTGACCGCCTCGTGCCAGACCATGATGCGCTGGGGATAGATGCGCGGGCCATCGGGCAGGCGCACCACGAAGACCGGTTCCGGGTCTTCCAGGCTGAGGGCGGCGCTGATGGTGGAGGTGTATTCCGGGCGGTACAGGGCAGGAATGGCGTCGGGCTTGATCTTGGTTTCCAGCAGGCTGGCGGTCAGTTGCTTCAGGTCGTCGTCGTTGCGGGGGCCCGCAAGGGCGGAGACCGCCGCCGACAGGAACAGCACGGCGGCAAGGCAGGCCAGCGAAAGTCCCGCAAGCGGGCGCAGTCGGGGATTGTGCGCAACACGACCGTGCGGCGTGTGGCCGGGGCGTGCGGGGATGTGCCGTGCCCGCACGGAGCAGTGGAGCGGGAATGTTGCGCCGTGTGGTTGCATCCGTTGCCGCATGTGTTAGGTTCTCCTTGGCTGACGGCATGTTGCGGGGGCAATGCGTCCCCTGCCCGTCATGCTGTCATGCGTGCCGTGCGCAGCGTGCGCGCCGGAAGCGGGTGCATCGGAAGCAGGTACCCATGACCGATGCCCAGCATCTGGACAAGAATAGAGAAAACGGCGGCATGGGGCAAGGATGCCCGCAACCGCCACGGCTCCGTTTTCCGGACGCCATCTCAGGAGGAACCATGGGCGAAACACCCATCTGCAACGTGCTGGTCTGCGGCGGGGCGGGCTACATCGGCTCGCACATGGTGCGGGCGCTGGTGGCGCGCGGCTGCACGCCCGTGATTTTCGACAATCTTTCCACCGGCCATGCCGATGCCGTGGATGCCGCCGCCCCCGACTGCGACCTGGTGCGCGGCGACCTGCTGGATCGCCAGGCCCTGCGCCGACTGTTCGCCGAGCACTGCTTTGACGCGGTAATGCACTTTTCCGCCCGCAGCCTGGTGGGCGAGTCGGTGCGCGAACCCGCACTGTACTACGCCAACAACGTCACCGGCACCCTGAACCTGCTGGACGCCATGCGCGAGGCAGGCGTGCTGCGGCTGGTGTTCTCGTCCACGGCGGCGGTGTACGGCAACCCGGTTACCGAACGCATCGCCGAGACGCATCCGCTGGCCCCGGTGAACCCCTACGGCGCGTCCAAGCTGATGGTGGAACGCATGCTGGCGGACCACGCCACGGCCTACGGGCTGCGTTCGGTGGCCCTGCGCTATTTCAACGCCGCCGGGGCGGACCGGGCGGGGGGCATAGGCGAATCGCATGCGCCGGAAACGCACCTTATTCCCAACATCCTGCGCGCGGTGCTGGGCACGGGGCCAGCGCTCACCGTGTTCGGCAGCGACTACGACACCCCGGACGGCACCTGCGTGCGCGACTACATCCACGTCAACGACCTGTGCGAGGCGCATCTGGCCGCGCTGGACAGGCTGCTGGCCGCACCCGTGGGCACGGCGGCCCTGAAGGACGAGGTGGCGGCAGAACCAGGCGGGAAGGGCGCCCTGCACTACAACCTGGGCAACGGGCTGGGGTTCACCGTGCGGCAGGTCATCGACGCGGCGGCGCGGGTGACCGGGCGCGAGGTGCCCTTTACCGTGGGGCCGCGCCGCGATGGCGACCCGGCCCGGCTGGTGGCCGACAGCACGCTGGCGGGCAGGGAACTGGGCTGGACCCCGAAGGTTACGGATATCCGCGAGATCATCGAGACCGCCTGGGCCTGGCACAGCGACCAGAAGTACTGAGCGGGAAGGGACTGGACAGAGCAGAAAATATCCGGGGGGAAGGGGGCTTTGCGCTCTGCGGTCGCCATCCGTAAGGTTCGCAAGCTCACCTAACGGCTGCCGCAAAAGGTGGTTCCTCCCTCCCCCGGTTCTGTTTCTATGCCATATCGTCCAGGATGATCTTCGCTGCGGCGTCCGCCGCTCCGGGTGGCCCGCAGCGGCGGCGCAGGTCGGCCAGGTCGGCGCGCACGCGGTCCAGTTCGCCGGGCGTGCCCAGCCAGCGCAGGGCATGATGGGCCAGCACCGCGCCGTCGGCGTTT
It contains:
- a CDS encoding DUF3179 domain-containing protein, which encodes MRQRMQPHGATFPLHCSVRARHIPARPGHTPHGRVAHNPRLRPLAGLSLACLAAVLFLSAAVSALAGPRNDDDLKQLTASLLETKIKPDAIPALYRPEYTSTISAALSLEDPEPVFVVRLPDGPRIYPQRIMVWHEAVNEVVGDATYCISYSPLTGVLAAYKGQAGRFMTTFGVDGRLLYNNTVLFDRATGSLWSQLLGIAIDGPLRGKVLQRIPAWWTTWGVARDAMPDAKVLATPSGIRRSYGKDPYGSYLLPGTYYDDDRIMYAVPRLDRRMKPKTRILGLDVQGQQLAIDTATVHKDGVANIDQGPMPLLAVVDRRLDVIRVYDRTVWGKPATFALKKGSPNRLVDTESGSEWSIDGKAEAGPMKGAVLNELIPVNAMWFAWSSFHPATLVVPTNDAWPAPSQPQPQLNVPGLAPFQ
- the galE gene encoding UDP-glucose 4-epimerase GalE gives rise to the protein MGETPICNVLVCGGAGYIGSHMVRALVARGCTPVIFDNLSTGHADAVDAAAPDCDLVRGDLLDRQALRRLFAEHCFDAVMHFSARSLVGESVREPALYYANNVTGTLNLLDAMREAGVLRLVFSSTAAVYGNPVTERIAETHPLAPVNPYGASKLMVERMLADHATAYGLRSVALRYFNAAGADRAGGIGESHAPETHLIPNILRAVLGTGPALTVFGSDYDTPDGTCVRDYIHVNDLCEAHLAALDRLLAAPVGTAALKDEVAAEPGGKGALHYNLGNGLGFTVRQVIDAAARVTGREVPFTVGPRRDGDPARLVADSTLAGRELGWTPKVTDIREIIETAWAWHSDQKY